In Drosophila nasuta strain 15112-1781.00 chromosome 2R, ASM2355853v1, whole genome shotgun sequence, a single genomic region encodes these proteins:
- the LOC132783904 gene encoding putative odorant receptor 85e translates to MAGLQFHGGIDANINYAERDQDVPRVPQLFGLQLKLQLLTGLLPTPELSHCLPQWVQVGLIGITRLYCLLVILISLHLGLLFSKTTLDALPTGDLEDITDALTMTVIYFFTAYASIYWCVRSRRLQLYLNYINQEYRHSFVNCYTTYRWARSFSALWMGACLAGVIFWGITPLVLGHHALPLHCWYPFDALADHIYPLVYAIQLYGQIIVGAAFGYGGLMFVTFSLLLLAQFDVLYCSLKNLDAHARLLSGETLQQLHALQCHLLLDDATCELGQYAMLREHATDLQKMTRQRMQPAPSLKRAAHDGLVECVRLHRFILNCAAELEQIFSPYCLCKSLQITVQLCLLVFVGVSGSREVVRAINQLQYLGLTLFELLMFTYCGELLRRHSVRVGDAFWRGAWWQHAPQMGKDMIIFLANSRRAVQVTAGKFYVMDVNRLRSVITQAFSFLTLLQKLAAKKAVAES, encoded by the exons ATGGCTGGTTTGCAGTTTCACGGCGGCATCGATGCGAACATTAACTACGCCGAAAGAGACCAGGATGTGCCTCGTGTGCCTCAGCTGTTTGGACTACAGTTGAAGTTGCAATTGCTGACGGGTCTGTTACCCACGCCGGAACTGTCACACTGCCTACCCCAATGGGTGCAGGTGGGACTGATTGGCATTACTCGTCTGTATTGCCTGCTGGTCATACTCATCTCGCTTCACCTGGGTCTGCTATTTAGCAAGACAACATTGGACGCGCTGCCCACGGGCGATCTCGAGGATATAACCGATGCACTCACAATGACAgtcatttatttctttacgGCCTACGCCAGCATTTATTGGTGTGTCCGCTCCAGGCGACTGCAGCTCTACCTGAACTATATCAATCAGGAGTATCGACACAGCTTCGTCAATTGCTACACCACCTACCGCTGGGCGCGAAGCTTTTCGGCTCTTTGGATGGGCGCTTGTTTGGCAGGCGTCATCTTTTGGGGGATTACACCTCTGGTATTGGGTCATCATGCGCTGCCATTGCATTGTTGGTATCCTTTCGATGCGTTAGCCGATCACATTTATCCTTTGGTATACGCGATACAGCTCTATGGCCAGATCATTGTAGGTGCCGCCTTTGGCTATGGCGGCTTGATGTTTGTTACCTTTAGTCTACTGCTGCTCGCCCAGTTCGATGTGCTCTACTGCAGTCTCAAGAATCTGGATGCACACGCTAGGTTGCTATCCGGTGAAACCTTGCAGCAATTGCA TGCTCTACAGTGTCATCTGCTACTCGATGATGCCACCTGCGAGCTCGGTCAATACGCAATGCTGAGAGAGCACGCCACGGATTTGCAGAAAATGACAAGGCAACGCATGCAGCCAGCTCCCAGCTTGAAGAGAGCAGCTCACGACGGTCTCGTAGAATGTGTGCGTCTGCATCGATTTATCCTAAACTGCGCTGCTGAGTTGGAGCAAATATTCAGTCCATATTGTTTGTGTAAGTCGCTACAGATCACCGTTCAGTTGTGTCTGCTCGTCTTTGTGGGCGTATCTGGTTCCCGCGAAGTGGTTCGCGCGATCAACCAGCTGCAGTATTTGGGTCTGACACTTTTCGAGCTCCTTATGTTTACGTACTGCGGCGAACTGTTGCGACGACACAGCGTCCGTGTTGGGGATGCTTTTTGGCGTGGCGCTTGGTGGCAACATGCTCCGCAAATGGGCAAGGATATGATTATTTTCCTGGCAAACAGTCGACGTGCCGTTCAGGTTACCGCTGGCAAATTCTACGTTATGGATGTGAATCGGTTGCGATCG GTTATTACACAGGCCTTTAGCTTTCTGACGTTGTTGCAAAAATTGGCCGCCAAGAAGGCAGTCGCGGAGTCCTAG